The following proteins are encoded in a genomic region of Huiozyma naganishii CBS 8797 chromosome 9, complete genome:
- the RFX1 gene encoding Rfx1p (similar to Saccharomyces cerevisiae RFX1 (YLR176C); ancestral locus Anc_1.400) yields the protein MSREGINAGNDATAAGLSKLTTSSSPNLQKASPIYDLLHSNGSSSNNKGKVTQLSNSSAKPANILSTQSLTPSGALSVQSLKQNAALLNEPLIPHLQKSHSTSLAAIEKSSSNNNGENNSLPNLPDILANTTHNYTVNLPELSTTNKFNHHLPLLNRSESMFPSTQYRTAVNSPLTQKRSYSHLTATDTSTTASPDRNEETGMKKLSMLPKTEDREPPPAVAAADESYIQTATEDEATQGKEKRMKTGNHLIARRNTQEMIAKSIAEKHLAIPISEYAEVVKKSELEVANMDPQSVSKSTLQTAEQSKERERQIFALLWLMKNCESKHDSYVPRGRIFAQYASSCSQNELKPLSQASLGKLIRTVFPDLTTRRLGTRGQSKYHYCGLKLITDEGEDADDSVGQLFSNKGSIGIKRERTDNQNTRNLAYLDDMEIGKSENVSSKGSRAASPITIPRASEDRAYSLARENSFNRKKVTENGRHVAGGHPNFLFLTNILTSVFDNSEINSPNYKLTLPSITNNIIAKINSQRETDIDMDTVSSLESLYHAYCNGIFENTKFFKFDLLSQHLHMLSSGSVSPQIFDLYTSKELKQWIHECDMITHVAVVKHLSNLVINHNNVTDNTICKLENLVTSYSDRVVKSTYGLPTGLIDSKIAILKQFTTLLKMLLKLLRFITGFVTSYGSFKEGMGRDWATIVNLNDILEMVTANSTHQDTIKLIKEHISTMTATFLHDEGPNSLNNVIISLLKFISDSRLPASELIDSYVRFTNALIGDISLKSTENLLPWLFFNNITVQLFNYSFEVTKFLS from the coding sequence ATGTCCAGAGAAGGTATCAATGCTGGCAATGAtgctactgctgctggtcTCTCTAAGTTAACCACATCGTCAAGTCCTAATTTACAAAAGGCTTCACCTATATATGATCTACTGCATTCCAAtggcagcagcagtaaTAATAAGGGCAAAGTGACACAATTGTCGAATAGTTCTGCAAAACCAGCAAATATTCTGTCTACACAGAGTCTCACACCAAGCGGAGCGTTATCAGTACAGTCGTTAAAGCAAAATGCCGCTTTGCTGAATGAACCACTAATACCACACCTGCAAAAATCGCACTCAACGTCATTGGCTGCCATTGAAAAAAGCTCATCAAACAATAATGGCGAAAATAACAGTTTACCTAACTTACCGGATATACTTGCCAATACGACACACAACTATACGGTGAATTTGCCAGAACTGTCCACCACGAACAAATTCAACCACCACCTGCCATTATTGAATAGATCAGAATCGATGTTCCCATCAACACAGTATCGCACCGCCGTAAACTCTCCACTGACACAGAAAAGGTCTTACTCACATCTAACTGCCACCGATACTTCCACTACGGCGTCGCCTGATCGgaatgaagaaacaggaatgaagaaactgtcaATGCTACCCAAAACAGAGGATAGAGAACCTCCacctgctgttgctgcggCAGATGAATCTTACATTCAGACGGCCACGGAAGACGAAGCAACTCAAGGGAAGGAGAAGAGGATGAAAACTGGCAACCATTTAATCGCAAGAAGAAACACGCAAGAAATGATTGCCAAATCCATAGCAGAGAAACACTTAGCCATTCCCATCTCAGAATACGCTGAGGTGGTGAAAAAATCAGAACTGGAGGTGGCTAACATGGATCCACAATCGGTCTCCAAATCAACCTTGCAGACAGCAGAGCAAAGCAAGGAAAGAGAGAGGCAGATATTTGCTCTTCTCTGGCTGATGAAAAACTGTGAATCAAAACACGACAGTTATGTTCCTCGCGGGAGGATATTTGCCCAGTATGCGTCGTCCTGTTCCCAAAACGAATTGAAGCCCCTTTCGCAGGCGTCGTTGGGGAAATTGATCCGAACTGTGTTCCCTGATCTGACCACAAGAAGACTGGGAACAAGAGGACAATCAAAGTATCATTACTGTGGACTGAAATTGATTACCGATGAGGGAGAAGACGCTGATGACAGTGTGGGACAACTGTTCAGTAATAAGGGTAGTATCGGTATCAAACGCGAAAGAACGGATAACCAGAATACCAGAAACTTAGCGTACCTTGACGATATGGAGATAGGGAAGTCAGAGAACGTTTCTTCGAAGGGTTCCCGCGCTGCCTCCCCTATCACAATACCACGAGCATCAGAGGACAGGGCTTACTCTCTAGCAAGAGAAAACTCTTTTAATAGAAAAAAGGTTACAGAGAACGGCAGACATGTTGCAGGGGGTCATCCAAACTTTTTATTCCTAACAAACATCCTCACTTCTGTGTTCGACAATAGTGAAATTAATTCTCCCAACTATAAACTGACCTTGCCTTCAATTACAAACAATATTATAGCGAAGATCAACAGTCAAAGAGAAACTGATATAGACATGGACACTGTCTCCTCTCTCGAATCACTCTATCATGCATATTGCAATGGCATTTTTGAGAACAccaagtttttcaagttcGATTTACTGTCGCAGCACCTCCACATGCTCAGTTCTGGATCAGTTTCCCCTCAAATTTTTGACCTTTACACTTCTAAGGAGTTGAAGCAATGGATACATGAATGTGACATGATAACACATGTAGCAGTGGTTAAGCATCTGTCAAATTTGGTGATAAACCACAATAATGTCACAGACAATACAATTTGCAAGCTGGAAAACCTTGTGACCTCTTATTCAGACCGTGTAGTCAAGTCTACTTACGGTTTACCCACAGGATTAATTGACTCAAAAATCGCCATTCTAAAACAGTTTACGACATTGCTGAAAATGTTACTGAAATTATTGAGATTTATCACAGGATTTGTGACAAGTTACGGCTCTTTTAAGGAAGGTATGGGAAGAGATTGGGCTACTATTGTCAATTTGAATGACATCCTAGAGATGGTTACCGCAAACTCCACACACCAAGATACGATCAAACTAATCAAAGAGCATATTTCGACGATGACAGCGACGTTTCTACACGACGAGGGTCCAAACTCGCTGAACAATGTGATCATATCTTTATTAAAATTTATTTCAGATTCGAGATTACCGGCATCCGAACTGATAGACAGCTACGTTAGATTCACGAATGCATTGATTGGGGATATTTCCCTCAAATCGACAGAGAATCTACTACCTtggttgttcttcaacaataTAACTGTTCAGTTGTTCAACTATTCATTCGAGGTTACAAAATTCCTTTCTTGA
- the RLP7 gene encoding Rlp7p (similar to Saccharomyces cerevisiae RLP7 (YNL002C); ancestral locus Anc_1.401): MVAPTSTANTPLNSTPEILLRKRRHADRIRIEKQQLAKKRQEEAAKLRQKNKKKFTRAESIVAKTLATEREKERIKRISKLEAKKSKNEMDHLPSTKDFILKISEKVDADETPVDNTGIIGDADDEEEDDLIREKITYNGEPTLFFVIRVRGPTAVNIPHKAFKILSLLRLQELNTGVFVKMTKTVYPLLKLIAPYIVVGKPSLSSIRSLIQKRSKIVYKRPEDTQEAEIVLNDNNIVEEKLGDCGIICIEDMIHEINSMGENFQPVNFFLQPFKLNREVAGFSSLNKLNKIKAKEQDKKMRQLSNSAVAPIIQLDIDSLIAKLN; the protein is encoded by the coding sequence ATGGTTGCTCCTACTTCAACAGCCAACACTCCATTGAACTCTACGCCTGAAATTCTTCTGCGTAAGAGAAGACATGCTGACAGGATTAGAATCGAGAAGCAGCAGCTtgcgaagaagagacaggaAGAGGCTGCCAAATTGAGacagaagaacaagaagaagttcacCAGAGCTGAAAGTATTGTTGCGAAAACGCTGGCTACtgagagagagaaggaGAGAATCAAGAGAATCTCCAAATTGGAGGCAAAGAAGAGTAAAAATGAGATGGACCATTTGCCCTCTACCAAGGATTTTATCTTGAAGATCAGTGAGAAGGTCGACGCGGACGAGACGCCTGTAGATAATACTGGTATTATTGGTGATgccgatgacgaggaggaggacgatCTGATCAGAGAAAAGATTACCTACAACGGGGAGccaactctttttttcgttaTCAGAGTGCGGGGGCCCACCGCTGTAAACATTCCTCACAAGGCTTTCAAAATTCTGAGTTTGCTAAGGTTGCAAGAATTGAACACGGGTGTTTTCGTCAAAATGACCAAGACTGTCTACCCTCTACTGAAGTTGATTGCCCCATACATTGTTGTTGGGAAGCCATCGTTATCCTCCATCCGTTCGCTaatacagaagagaagtAAAATTGTGTACAAGAGACCAGAGGACACGCAGGAGGCCGAGATTGTCTTGAACGACAACAATATCGTCGAGGAGAAACTGGGCGACTGTGGGATTATCTGTATAGAAGACATGATCCACGAAATAAATTCCATGGGGGAGAACTTCCAACCGGTCAACTTCTTCCTACAGCCTTTCAAGTTGAATAGAGAAGTTGCCGGGTTCagctctttgaacaaattgaacaaaattaAAGCCAAGGAACAGGATAAGAAGATGCGTCAATTGTCAAACTCTGCCGTCGCCCCAATTATCCAATTAGATATCGATAGTTTGATTGCGAAATTGAACTAG
- the LEU2 gene encoding 3-isopropylmalate dehydrogenase (similar to Saccharomyces cerevisiae LEU2 (YCL018W); ancestral locus Anc_1.402): MTTLSRMGNRQFFTPVSDSGKKLSRKRRTSNLQIRKWWHTARRGHKCVAYLRSVLFRSSNRSYPLHSHQFNFIISTHHSTTAMAQTTKHIVVLPGDHVGQEITEEAIKVLNAISSVRPNVNFDFQHHLIGGAAIDATGVPLPDEALEASKKADAVLLGAVGGPKWGTGSVRPEQGLLKIRKELQLYANLRPCNFASDSLLDLSPLKPEIVKGTDICIVRELVGGIYFGERKEDEGDGVAWDSEKYSVSEVQRITRMAGFLALQHNPPLPVWSLDKANVLASSRLWRKTVEETIKNEFPTLTVQHQLIDSAAMILVKNPTHLNGVVIANNMFGDIISDEASVIPGSLGLLPSASLASLPDTNTAFGLYEPCHGSAPDLPKGKVNPVATILSVAMMLKLSLNMTEEGIAVEKAVKQVLDSGVRTADLRGSNSTSEVGDAIAKAVKEILA, from the coding sequence ATGACAACTCTTTCCCGAATGGGGAACCGGCAATTTTTCACGCCGGTTTCGGACTCTGGCAAAAAATTAAGCCGGAAGCGGCGCACCTCGAACTTGCAAATAAGGAAGTGGTGGCACACCGCAAGAAGAGGTCACAAGTGCGTTGCATACTTAAGAAGTGTTCTTTTCAGATCCAGCAACCGTTCATACCCACTCCATTCTCATCAATTCAATTTCATAATATCCACACATCACAGCACTACCGCAATGGCTCAAACTACTAAACATATTGTCGTTCTACCAGGTGACCACGTTGGTCAAGAAATCACCGAGGAGGCcatcaaagttttgaacGCGATCTCTTCCGTCCGTCCAAACGTCAATTTCGACTTTCAACACCACTTGATCGGTGGTGCAGCCATTGATGCCACAGGCGTCCCATTGCCTGATGAAGCCTTAGAGGCCTCAAAAAAAGCGGACGCCGTCTTACTAGGTGCCGTCGGTGGTCCTAAGTGGGGTACTGGTTCTGTTAGACCAGAACAAGGTCTTTTGAAGATCCGTAAAGAATTGCAGCTTTACGCCAACTTGAGACCTTGCAACTTTGCCTCTGACTCTTTGTTGGATCTGTCCCCATTGAAACCAGAAATCGTCAAGGGTACCGACATCTGTATCGTGAGAGAATTGGTAGGTGGGATTTACTTTGGTGAGCGGAAGGAGGACGAAGGTGACGGTGTTGCCTGGGACAGTGAGAAGTACTCCGTCTCagaagttcaaagaatcACCAGAATGGCAGGTTTCTTGGCTCTACAACACAACCCACCGCTACCTGTTTGGTCCCTGGACAAGGCTAACGTCTTAGCCTCTTCTAGATTGTGGAGAAAAACTGTGGAGGAAACCATCAAGAACGAGTTCCCAACTTTGACCGTCCAGCATCAGTTGATTGACTCGGCCGCCATGATTTTGGTGAAGAACCCAACTCACTTGAACGGTGTTGTCATCGCCAACAATATGTTTGGTGACATTATTTCTGACGAGGCTTCGGTCATTCCCGGCTCTCTCGGTTTACTACCATCTGCTTCGTTGGCCTCTCTACCAGACACCAACACCGCCTTCGGCTTATACGAACCTTGTCATGGTTCTGCCCCAGATTTGCCAAAGGGTAAGGTCAACCCAGTTGCCACCATTTTATCTGTCGCCATGATGTTGAAGTTGTCTCTAAACATGACCGAAGAAGgtattgctgttgaaaaGGCAGTTAAACAAGTTTTGGACTCGGGTGTGAGAACCGCCGATTTGCGTGGTTCCAACTCCACCTCGGAAGTCGGCGATGCCATTGCGAAGGCTGTGAAGGAAATTTTGGCTTAG
- the CBF5 gene encoding pseudouridine synthase CBF5 (similar to Saccharomyces cerevisiae CBF5 (YLR175W); ancestral locus Anc_1.397) — MSKDHVIKPEDSGAVANTSEWPLLLKNYDKLLVRSGHYTPIPAGSSPLKRDLKSYISSGVINLDKPSNPSSHEVVAWIKRILRCEKTGHSGTLDPKVTGCLIVCIDRATRLVKSQQGAGKEYVCIVRLHDALKDEKDLGRQLETLTGALFQRPPLISAVKRQLRVRTIYDSNLIEFDNKRNLGVFWASCEAGTYMRTLCVHLGMLLGVGGHMQELRRVRSGALSENDEMVTLHDVLDAQWVYDNTRDETYLRNIIKPLETLLVGYKRIVVKDSAVNAVCYGAKLMIPGLLRYEDGIELYDEVVLITTKGEAIAVAIAQMATVDLATCDHGVVATVKRCIMERDLYPRRWGLGPIAQKKKQMKADGKLDKYGRLNESTPEDWKKLYVSLEKNEGKTEAPTSESTTPLIKEVESKKPEEEKVEKKEKKEKKEKKEDKAEKKEKKEKKDKDEKKEKKEKKEKKEKKRKAEDDGEEKKKKKSKK; from the coding sequence ATGTCGAAGGATCACGTTATCAAGCCAGAAGACTCCGGCGCTGTTGCGAACACGTCCGAATGGCCacttcttttgaagaactacGACAAGTTGCTTGTCAGAAGCGGACACTACACTCCGATCCCAGCGGGTTCTTCGCCATTGAAAAGAGACTTGAAGTCGTACATCTCTTCCGGTGTTATCAACCTGGATAAGCCATCGAACCCATCCTCTCACGAGGTTGTCGCCTGGATCAAACGTATCTTGCGTTGCGAGAAGACCGGTCACTCCGGTACGTTGGATCCAAAGGTCACTGGTTGTTTGATCGTTTGTATTGACAGAGCCACGAGACTGGTCAAGTCCCAGCAAGGTGCAGGGAAGGAGTACGTGTGTATTGTCAGATTGCACGACGCTTTGAAGGACGAGAAGGACCTTGGTCGCCAGTTGGAGACGCTGACCGGTGCCCTTTTCCAAAGACCACCTTTAATCTCCGCCGTTAAGAGACAATTGAGAGTACGTACCATTTACGACTCGAATCTAATTGAATTCGACAACAAGAGAAACTTGGGTGTTTTCTGGGCCTCCTGTGAGGCAGGGACCTACATGAGAACTTTGTGTGTTCATTTGGGTATGTTGCTAGGTGTCGGTGGTCACATGCAGGAACTACGTCGTGTTAGATCCGGTGCTCTAAGTGAAAACGACGAGATGGTAACTTTGCATGACGTCTTGGATGCCCAATGGGTGTACGACAACACGAGAGACGAAACATACTTGAGAAACATCATTAAGCCGCTAGAGACCTTACTGGTCGGCTACAAGAGAATCGTCGTCAAGGATTCCGCCGTCAACGCTGTCTGTTACGGTGCCAAGTTGATGATCCCAGGTCTGCTACGTTACGAGGACGGTATTGAGTTGTACGACGAAGTGGTCTTGATCACCACCAAGGGTGAGGCCATTGCCGTTGCCATCGCCCAGATGGCTACTGTCGACTTGGCCACCTGTGACCACGGCGTCGTTGCTACTGTCAAGAGATGTATCATGGAGAGAGATTTGTACCCAAGAAGATGGGGGTTGGGTCCAATCgcccaaaagaagaagcagatgAAGGCCGACGGTAAATTAGACAAGTACGGTCGTTTGAACGAGAGTACGCCAGAGgactggaagaaattgtaCGTTTCTTTGGAGAAAAACGAAGGCAAGACAGAGGCCCCAACTTCAGAATCCACCACACCTTTGATTAAGGAAGTTGAGTCGAAGAAACcggaagaggagaaggttgaaaagaaggagaaaaaagagaagaaggagaagaaggaggacaaggctgaaaagaaggaaaagaaggaaaagaaggacaaggatgaaaagaaggagaagaaagagaagaaggagaagaaggagaagaagagaaaggcCGAGGATGATGGtgaggaaaagaagaagaagaaatccaagaaaTAG
- the NFS1 gene encoding cysteine desulfurase (similar to Saccharomyces cerevisiae NFS1 (YCL017C); ancestral locus Anc_1.403): MLRNSFYRTFQRFSVVSPTRQPVLSNLKGGLPSFRTYASGGAAAAVKKVQPAAEPVKVPDDLALETHTDIQTAAKEQADQRQAATETTPLVSPTPSETTALNHAYQENTGFGTRPIYLDMQATTPTDPRVLDTMLKFFTGLYGNPHSNTHAYGWETNKSIEEARKYVADMINADPKEIIFTSGATESNNMVIKGVSRFYKKTKKHIITTRTEHKCVLEAARSMINEGFEVTFLGVDKHGLVDLKELEAAIRPDTCVVSIMSVNNEIGVVQPIKKIGQICKKHKVYFHTDAAQAYGKIKMDVNDMNIDLMSISSHKIYGPKGIGALYVRRRPRVRLEPLFSGGGQERGLRSGTLAPPMVAGFGEAARLMKKEFDNDQAHIKRLSNKLVKGLLAIDHTSLNGSPDHRYPGCINVSFAYVEGESLLMALRDIALSSGSACTSASLEPSYVLHALGKDDALAHSSIRFGIGRFSTEEEVDYVIKAISERVKFLRELSPLWEMVQEGIDLDSIEWSGH, encoded by the coding sequence ATGCTACGTAATAGCTTTTACAGAACGTTTCAGCGGTTTTCGGTCGTTTCTCCCACGAGGCAGCCAGTGCTAAGTAATTTGAAGGGTGGGCTACCCTCTTTCAGGACGTACGCTTCAGGTGGGGCTGCAGCTGCCGTGAAGAAGGTACAGCCCGCTGCTGAACCAGTGAAGGTACCGGATGATTTAGCATTAGAGACTCACACCGATATTCAGACCGCTGCCAAAGAGCAAGCTGATCAACGGCAGGCTGCGACGGAAACCACCCCACTGGTTAGCCCCACACCCTCCGAAACAACAGCGCTGAACCACGCATACCAAGAGAACACCGGCTTTGGTACAAGGCCCATATACCTGGATATGCAGGCCACTACGCCTACTGATCCCCGTGTATTGGACACCATGCTGAAATTCTTCACAGGTCTATACGGTAATCCACACTCTAACACCCATGCTTACGGGTGGGAAACAAACAAATCTATCGAAGAGGCAAGGAAGTACGTTGCTGACATGATTAACGCTGATCCAAAGGAAATTATATTCACCTCAGGTGCCACCGAATCGAACAACATGGTCATAAAGGGTGTGAGCAGGTTCTacaagaaaacaaagaagcATATTATCACGACTAGAACCGAACACAAATGTGTTTTGGAAGCAGCGAGAAGCATGATAAATGAAGGATTTGAAGTGACCTTCTTGGGTGTCGACAAACACGGTCTCGTTGACTTGAAAGAGCTCGAAGCGGCGATTAGACCAGATACTTGCGTAGTGTCAATAATGTCTGTCAACAACGAAATCGGTGTTGTACAGCCCATCAAGAAGATTGGTCAGATCTGTAAGAAGCACAAAGTGTATTTCCACACAGACGCTGCTCAAGCATACGGCAAGATAAAGATGGACGTCAACGACATGAACATTGACTTAATGTCCATTTCATCGCATAAAATTTACGGTCCAAAGGGTATCGGCGCCCTTTACGTTAGAAGAAGGCCAAGAGTGAGATTAGAGCCATTGTTTTCAGGTGGGGGTCAAGAGAGGGGTCTGCGGTCTGGTACATTAGCACCTCCAATGGTGGCAGGTTTCGGTGAGGCAGCTCggttgatgaagaaggaaTTTGACAACGACCAAGCTCATATTAAAAGACTATCCAATAAACTGGTCAAGGGGCTATTGGCCATTGACCACACCTCATTAAATGGTTCTCCAGATCACCGTTATCCAGGTTGCATAAATGTTTCGTTTGCTTACGTTGAAGGTGAATCCCTGTTGATGGCTTTGAGGGATATCGCTTTGTCTTCTGGTTCTGCTTGTACCTCGGCGTCTTTGGAACCATCATATGTGCTCCATGCACTGGGTAAGGACGACGCCTTGGCGCATTCTTCGATTAGGTTTGGTATTGGTAGGTTCTCGACGGAGGAGGAGGTTGACTACGTTATTAAGGCCATAAGCGAGAgagtgaaatttttgagAGAATTGTCCCCACTGTGGGAAATGGTTCAAGAAGGTATTGACCTTGACTCGATCGAATGGTCAGGAcattaa
- the IDP2 gene encoding isocitrate dehydrogenase (NADP(+)) IDP2 (similar to Saccharomyces cerevisiae IDP2 (YLR174W) and IDP3 (YNL009W); ancestral locus Anc_1.396), translating into MAVTKVKVKNPIVEMDGDEQTRIIWHLIREKLVLPYLDVDLKYFDLGIEHRDKTGDKVTTDSAEATLKYGVAVKCATITPDEARVKEFHLHEMWKSPNGTIRNILGGTVFREPIIIPKIPRLVPQWVDPIIIGRHAFGDQYKATDTVVKSAGKLKLVFEPDNPEEETLSLDVYHYPRDGGVAMVMYNTKESIEGFAKASFQLAVERKMPLYSTTKNTILKKYDGMFKDIFEGMYEREYKEKFEELGIWYEHRLIDDMVAQMLKSSGGYIIAMKNYDGDVQSDIVAQGFGSLGLMTSVLITPDGKTFESEAAHGTVTRHYRQQQQGKETSTNSIASIFAWTRGIIQRGKVDGTPDVVKFGEAVERATIDTVDIDNKMTKDLALILGKTDRASYVTTEEFIDAVEQRLIKTWHY; encoded by the coding sequence ATGGCTGTCACGAAGGTTAAAGTTAAGAACCCGATCGTCGAAATGGACGGGGACGAACAGACCCGGATCATTTGGCATCTGATCAGAGAGAAACTGGTCCTCCCCTATCTGGACGTCGATTTGAAGTATTTCGATTTGGGGATCGAGCACCGTGATAAGACCGGGGACAAAGTGACCACGGATTCCGCAGAGGCTACTTTGAAGTACGGTGTTGCTGTGAAATGTGCGACCATCACGCCAGATGAGGCGCGTGTCAAAGAATTCCACCTTCACGAGATGTGGAAGTCCCCCAACGGGACAATCAGGAACATACTAGGCGGTACCGTGTTTAGAGAACCAATTATAATCCCCAAGATCCCACGGCTGGTCCCACAGTGGGTTGACCCGATTATTATCGGGAGGCACGCTTTCGGGGATCAGTACAAGGCCACAGACACGGTGGTCAAGTCCGCGGGTAAGTTGAAGCTCGTGTTCGAGCCAGATAACCCGGAGGAGGAGACTTTGTCCCTGGATGTGTACCATTACCCTAGGGACGGTGGTGTCGCCATGGTCATGTACAACACGAAGGAGTCCATCGAGGGGTTTGCGAAGGCGTCGTTCCAACTTGCGGTGGAGCGTAAGATGCCGCTGTACTCGACGACCAAGAACAccatcttgaagaagtacgacGGGATGTTCAAGGATATCTTCGAAGGTATGTACGAGAGGGAGTACAAGGAGAAGTTCGAGGAATTGGGGATCTGGTACGAACACAGACTGATCGACGATATGGTTGCACAAATGTTGAAATCGAGTGGTGGGTACATCATCGCAATGAAGAACTACGATGGGGACGTGCAATCAGATATCGTCGCACAGGGGTTTGGGTCCCTTGGGTTGATGACCTCCGTGTTGATTACCCCCGATGGGAAAACTTTTGAGAGTGAGGCTGCACACGGGACAGTGACGAGACATTACagacaacaacagcagggTAAAGAGACCTCGACGAATTCGATTGCCTCCATTTTCGCTTGGACCAGGGGGATCATCCAAAGAGGGAAAGTGGACGGGACTCCAGATGTTGTCAAATTCGGTGAGGCTGTCGAAAGGGCGACCATCGACACGGTCGATATCGACAACAAAATGACAAAGGACCTGGCGCTTATTTTGGGGAAGACCGACAGGGCTTCCTACGTCACTACGGAGGAATTTATTGACGCTGTCGAACAAAGACTGATCAAGACTTGGCATTACTAG
- the SSP120 gene encoding nucleobindin SSP120 (similar to Saccharomyces cerevisiae SSP120 (YLR250W); ancestral locus Anc_1.393), with translation MKLSAVLINTGILYSTLAFGVDATAIGEKSHDVNVDTERPPEGKTWEEWHMQHEHQLDTYTPEQFFAVHDNKKKGYWDDNDILSLYGLNRREVVGTGDGMGSHDDSELVDEEMSTRVVSLVMRLLDVNDDDKILKSEYLDFAKRGNKFPDLGVGVGHHSDFEIEYEIHHWNKYHKDSDPDVKQVHKEDVEHELLHHEHEIEHEEKIQRGASRATVITDDELEARIQLENIPTKFKNGFF, from the coding sequence ATGAAGTTAAGTGCGGTGCTTATAAACACTGGTATCTTGTACTCCACTCTGGCGTTCGGTGTGGACGCCACTGCGATTGGTGAGAAATCTCACGACGTGAACGTTGACACGGAAAGGCCACCTGAGGGCAAGACGTGGGAGGAATGGCATATGCAGCACGAGCATCAATTGGACACGTATACCCCTGAGCAGTTCTTTGCCGTGCAtgacaacaagaagaagggaTACTGGGACGACAACGATATTCTGTCGCTGTACGGGCTGAACAGGCGGGAGGTTGTTGGTACTGGTGATGGGATGGGTTCGCATGACGACAGCGAGCTTGTTGATGAGGAGATGAGCACGCGAGTGGTCAGTCTTGTGATGAGATTGCTGGATGTCAACGATGACgacaagattttgaagagcGAATACTTGGATTTCGCGAAACGTGGTAACAAGTTCCCTGATCTGGGTGTTGGTGTGGGCCACCATTCTGATTTCGAGATTGAGTACGAGATCCACCACTGGAACAAGTACCACAAGGACTCCGATCCTGACGTAAAACAGGTACACAAGGAGGATGTCGAGCATGAACTGCTTCACCACGAGCACGAAATCGAGCACGAGGAGAAAATACAGAGAGGAGCCTCGAGAGCTACAGTCATCACCGACGACGAACTCGAGGCGCGTATACAGTTGGAGAACATTCCAACCAAGTTCAAGAACGGGTTCTTCTGA